The Hymenobacter sp. 5317J-9 genome has a window encoding:
- a CDS encoding type 1 glutamine amidotransferase: protein MRFHCLQHLPDEGPGHAADWLAAHGHSLTFTRLFEPNPVFPALAEFDGLLVLGGAMSVHDEQSLPWLRAEKAFIRDALRAGKITLAICLGAQLVAEALGAEVRPNHAPEIGFWTVRFSAKSLEHPLLRGWPEKATVLHWHLDTFTVPPGAMRVGMSAATATQGFVWGDGVIGLQFHPEMTVEMVEQLMEFENHEHAEEQEFVQTAEQIRAKLKSVWKGRKLLEALLANLVALHEGEANAYGR from the coding sequence TGCCTTCAACACCTGCCCGATGAAGGCCCCGGCCACGCGGCCGACTGGCTGGCTGCGCATGGTCATTCGCTCACGTTCACGCGTTTATTCGAGCCCAACCCGGTATTTCCCGCACTAGCTGAGTTCGATGGCCTGCTGGTTCTCGGCGGCGCCATGAGCGTGCATGACGAGCAAAGCCTGCCGTGGCTACGCGCCGAAAAGGCGTTTATCCGCGATGCGTTGCGGGCGGGCAAGATTACGCTGGCTATTTGCCTGGGGGCGCAACTGGTGGCCGAGGCGCTGGGCGCTGAGGTGCGCCCAAATCACGCGCCGGAAATCGGGTTCTGGACGGTGCGTTTTTCGGCAAAGTCGCTGGAGCACCCGCTGCTGCGCGGGTGGCCCGAGAAGGCCACGGTCTTGCATTGGCATTTGGACACCTTTACGGTGCCGCCGGGGGCCATGCGGGTGGGCATGTCGGCGGCCACTGCCACCCAGGGCTTCGTGTGGGGCGATGGCGTGATTGGCCTACAGTTTCATCCTGAAATGACCGTGGAAATGGTGGAGCAGCTGATGGAATTTGAAAACCATGAGCACGCCGAGGAGCAGGAGTTTGTGCAGACGGCCGAGCAGATTCGCGCCAAACTGAAATCAGTGTGGAAAGGCCGCAAACTGCTGGAAGCGCTGCTGGCTAACCTGGTGGCGCTGCACGAAGGCGAAGCAAATGCTTATGGCCGCTAG
- the dgt gene encoding dGTP triphosphohydrolase — translation MPAQTPMAWPRLLSQRRFPDQQLPPASAAPVRGAFVQDYDRVVFSSAFRRLQRKTQVMPLPETDFVHTRLTHSLETAVVGRSLGRLAARHLMEADAELARQLPNLDQDCGDIVAAACLAHDIGNPPFGHSGEDAISSYFLSAAAAPYLAQLSAAEVSDLQHFEGNAAGFRILTHTYAAHSSGTAGLGLTYATLGAFTKYPRPSLVPDDARVGGASEKKYGHFQTESARFRHVAAELGLLPKDAANGFYHRHPLAFLVEAADDLCYRIIDFEDGLKLGLIAPETGLPLLKRMLNDPAGRVGSVQWHDWREELGYVRARLIGKLVAELAALFAEHAPAILRGEYDQSLIKELSCWVDLQEVQRLSINQLYRSRPVLEIEAAGFEVLGGLLDAFLCAVFDASLGHRSRKLLLLLPEQFRAEGHQAHVSAYEKILLLTDFVAGMTDQNALSLYKTIKGIELPKGF, via the coding sequence ATGCCCGCCCAAACACCCATGGCCTGGCCGCGCCTGCTCTCGCAGCGCCGCTTCCCCGACCAACAGCTACCGCCCGCCAGCGCCGCCCCCGTGCGCGGCGCCTTCGTGCAGGACTACGACCGGGTGGTGTTCAGCTCGGCCTTTCGGCGCTTGCAGCGCAAAACCCAGGTGATGCCCCTGCCCGAAACCGATTTCGTGCACACCCGCCTCACCCACTCGCTCGAAACCGCCGTGGTGGGCCGCTCGCTGGGCCGCCTTGCCGCCCGCCACCTCATGGAGGCCGACGCCGAGCTGGCCCGCCAGCTGCCCAACCTCGACCAGGACTGCGGCGACATCGTGGCCGCCGCCTGCCTGGCCCACGACATCGGCAACCCGCCCTTCGGCCACTCCGGCGAAGACGCCATCAGCAGCTATTTCCTGAGCGCGGCCGCCGCGCCGTATTTAGCGCAGTTGAGTGCCGCCGAAGTATCCGATTTGCAGCATTTTGAAGGCAACGCGGCCGGTTTCCGCATTCTCACGCACACCTACGCGGCGCACAGCAGCGGCACCGCCGGGCTGGGCCTCACCTACGCCACGCTGGGCGCCTTCACCAAGTACCCGCGCCCCAGCCTAGTGCCCGACGATGCCCGCGTGGGCGGCGCCTCCGAGAAGAAATACGGCCATTTCCAGACCGAAAGCGCCCGCTTCCGGCACGTAGCCGCGGAGCTGGGCCTGCTGCCCAAGGATGCAGCCAACGGCTTCTACCACCGCCACCCGCTGGCTTTTCTGGTTGAAGCCGCCGACGACTTGTGCTACCGCATCATCGACTTTGAGGACGGCCTCAAACTGGGCCTCATCGCGCCCGAAACCGGTTTGCCGCTGCTCAAGCGCATGCTCAACGACCCCGCCGGGCGCGTGGGCAGTGTGCAGTGGCACGACTGGCGCGAAGAGCTGGGCTACGTCCGCGCCCGCCTCATTGGCAAGCTGGTGGCGGAGCTGGCCGCGCTTTTTGCCGAGCACGCCCCCGCCATCCTGCGCGGCGAGTACGACCAGTCCCTTATCAAGGAGCTGAGTTGCTGGGTCGATTTGCAGGAAGTGCAGCGCCTGAGCATCAACCAGCTCTACCGCAGCCGCCCGGTGCTGGAAATTGAAGCCGCCGGCTTTGAGGTCCTCGGCGGTTTACTTGATGCGTTCCTGTGTGCCGTGTTCGATGCCAGCCTGGGCCACCGCAGCCGCAAGCTGCTCCTGCTGCTGCCCGAGCAGTTCCGTGCCGAAGGCCACCAGGCCCACGTTTCGGCCTACGAGAAAATCCTGCTGCTCACCGATTTCGTGGCCGGCATGACCGACCAGAACGCGCTGAGTTTGTACAAGACCATCAAGGGCATTGAGCTGCCGAAGGGGTTCTAA
- a CDS encoding M1 family metallopeptidase has translation MKNRFLFGLLALLPGLALGQRRPKPKPAAPAKAAAVPYFQQEVNYAIDVKLDDRAHYLRGREELVYHNNSPQPLGFIWFHLWPNAYRDNHTAFGQEQQRHGNRKFLFAKAKDRGFIDSLAFAVNGQAAKLEFDPKNPDIAKLVLPQALAPGATATIATPFRVKLPGSFSRLGHVGQSYQISQWYPKPAVLDRRGWHPIPYLSQGEFYSEYGSFDVSITLPSNYTVGATGVLQNPDEQARMAALATATASKKTADDFGKDMAFPASAPTTKTLRYKQERVHDFAWFADKRFNVLRDSVQLPSGRAVSTWVLFTNRQAMKWIKGLQDVNDAVRNYSKWVGDYPYASATAVDGALSAGSGMEYPMVTVTEPEAIVHEVGHNWFYGILGSNERDFPWLDEGMNSYFQYRVEELTNPQAGMLSALQTAKPVAKAFGLENLPGTALSWLPYQAMATRGLAQPVQGPTSAEYTQVNYAATVYEKTALSMKYLAGYLGQEKFDAAMHQYYARWQFKHPYPEDMQAVFEESTGQKLGWFFRDFLGTAQPYDADISALAVFNDVVKVLVRTDSSVPWAVPVSTVDAQNNVLETLWTPPFGNTDPNADEEVTSQLNFKRENVAAVVVDAGYLTPQLNRRNDRLKIESGPLDRSEPLHLRPLFSVERWDKATVNWLPVLGANTSDKLMLGAAFYNNPLAPKKLQYLLMPMYSFNRNELNGIGRIQLNALPQRDSRQFITALTVQRFERYFKTEPSFTFILPHRVGYVPQQQVQVAFTSVTDQDLSRTRSIVTGAYSVRHEDALQAWSANVELNHLLASATESNDKGAVLLRAEAAYQRFYSAKKRVQVRLFGGRFLQSAAQTDFVLGLSSSPDYRRQTAFLDRQQISHALTAQVHQTDNRDGAFKAFVPVASQKWLSSLNVQVDVPALPLAIFADLGATSEKQFLAGRATSQRLFYDAGVTLPFVRNIFEVYVPVAGSQFRDGLPGSRQEFTDGIRFVLNLNKLSPFRLLDENLTR, from the coding sequence ATGAAAAATCGTTTTCTCTTCGGGCTATTGGCCCTGCTGCCGGGCCTGGCCCTGGGCCAGCGCCGCCCCAAACCCAAGCCCGCCGCCCCGGCCAAAGCCGCCGCGGTGCCTTACTTCCAGCAGGAAGTCAACTATGCCATCGACGTGAAGCTCGACGACCGCGCCCACTACCTGCGCGGCCGCGAAGAGCTGGTATACCACAACAACTCGCCGCAGCCGCTGGGCTTCATCTGGTTCCATCTGTGGCCCAATGCTTACCGCGACAACCACACGGCCTTTGGGCAGGAGCAGCAGCGCCATGGCAACCGCAAATTCCTGTTTGCCAAAGCTAAAGACCGGGGCTTTATCGACAGCCTCGCCTTTGCGGTGAACGGGCAGGCGGCCAAGCTCGAATTTGACCCCAAGAATCCCGACATCGCCAAGCTGGTGCTGCCGCAGGCGCTGGCGCCGGGCGCCACGGCCACCATCGCCACGCCGTTTCGGGTGAAGCTGCCGGGGTCGTTTTCGCGCCTCGGGCACGTGGGGCAGAGCTACCAGATTTCGCAGTGGTACCCCAAGCCGGCCGTGCTGGACCGGCGCGGCTGGCACCCCATCCCCTACCTCAGCCAGGGCGAGTTTTACTCCGAATACGGTTCCTTCGACGTAAGCATCACCCTGCCCAGCAACTACACGGTGGGGGCCACAGGCGTGCTCCAAAACCCCGACGAGCAGGCCCGCATGGCCGCGTTGGCCACCGCCACCGCGTCGAAGAAAACGGCCGACGACTTCGGCAAGGACATGGCCTTCCCAGCCTCAGCCCCTACCACCAAAACCCTGCGCTACAAGCAGGAACGGGTGCACGATTTCGCCTGGTTCGCCGACAAGCGCTTCAACGTGCTGCGCGACTCGGTGCAGTTACCTTCGGGCCGGGCGGTTTCGACCTGGGTGCTATTCACCAACCGCCAGGCGATGAAGTGGATAAAAGGGCTGCAGGACGTGAACGACGCCGTGCGCAACTACTCGAAATGGGTGGGCGACTACCCCTACGCCAGCGCCACCGCCGTAGACGGCGCCCTTTCGGCCGGCAGCGGCATGGAATACCCCATGGTGACCGTGACCGAGCCCGAAGCCATTGTGCACGAAGTGGGCCACAACTGGTTCTACGGCATCCTGGGCTCGAATGAGCGCGACTTTCCGTGGCTGGACGAGGGCATGAATTCCTACTTTCAGTACCGCGTAGAGGAGCTCACCAACCCGCAGGCCGGCATGCTGTCCGCCCTCCAAACGGCCAAGCCCGTGGCCAAGGCTTTCGGCCTGGAAAATCTGCCCGGCACGGCCCTGAGCTGGCTGCCCTATCAGGCCATGGCCACGCGCGGCCTGGCCCAGCCCGTGCAGGGCCCCACGTCGGCCGAGTACACGCAGGTGAACTACGCGGCCACGGTATATGAGAAAACCGCCCTTTCGATGAAATACCTGGCGGGCTACCTCGGGCAGGAGAAATTCGACGCGGCCATGCACCAATACTACGCGCGCTGGCAGTTCAAGCACCCCTACCCCGAAGACATGCAGGCCGTGTTTGAGGAAAGCACGGGGCAGAAGCTGGGCTGGTTTTTCCGGGATTTCCTGGGCACAGCGCAGCCTTATGACGCCGACATCAGCGCGCTGGCCGTGTTCAACGACGTGGTGAAGGTGCTGGTGCGCACCGACTCGTCGGTGCCGTGGGCCGTGCCCGTGTCCACCGTCGACGCCCAGAACAACGTGCTGGAAACCCTCTGGACGCCGCCCTTCGGCAACACCGACCCCAACGCCGACGAAGAAGTGACGAGCCAGCTCAACTTCAAGCGCGAAAACGTGGCCGCGGTGGTGGTCGATGCCGGCTACCTCACCCCGCAGCTCAACCGCCGCAACGACCGCCTCAAAATCGAAAGCGGCCCCCTCGACCGCTCCGAGCCGCTGCACCTGCGTCCGCTCTTCAGCGTGGAGCGCTGGGACAAGGCCACCGTGAACTGGCTGCCCGTGCTCGGCGCCAACACCTCCGACAAACTCATGCTGGGGGCCGCGTTCTACAACAACCCCTTGGCGCCCAAGAAGCTGCAGTACCTGCTCATGCCCATGTACAGCTTCAACCGCAACGAATTGAATGGCATCGGGCGCATTCAGCTCAACGCGCTGCCCCAGCGCGACTCACGCCAGTTCATCACGGCCCTCACCGTGCAGCGGTTTGAGCGCTATTTTAAGACCGAGCCCAGCTTCACGTTCATCTTGCCGCACCGGGTGGGCTACGTGCCCCAGCAGCAGGTGCAGGTGGCTTTCACCTCCGTGACCGACCAGGACCTGAGCCGCACCAGAAGCATCGTGACGGGCGCCTACAGCGTGCGCCACGAAGACGCCCTGCAGGCCTGGTCGGCCAACGTGGAGCTCAACCACCTGCTGGCCAGCGCCACCGAAAGCAACGACAAAGGTGCCGTTCTGCTACGGGCCGAGGCAGCCTACCAGCGCTTCTATTCCGCCAAAAAGCGCGTGCAGGTGCGCCTGTTCGGCGGCCGTTTCCTGCAAAGCGCGGCCCAGACCGACTTTGTGCTGGGCTTGAGCAGCAGTCCCGACTACCGCCGCCAAACCGCTTTCCTCGACCGCCAGCAGATTTCGCACGCACTCACCGCCCAAGTGCACCAGACCGACAACCGCGACGGCGCCTTCAAGGCCTTTGTACCCGTGGCCAGCCAGAAGTGGCTCAGTTCCCTGAACGTGCAGGTGGATGTGCCCGCGCTGCCGTTGGCCATTTTTGCCGACCTGGGCGCCACCAGCGAGAAGCAATTCCTGGCCGGTCGTGCCACTTCGCAGCGCCTGTTCTACGATGCCGGCGTGACGCTGCCTTTCGTTCGGAACATCTTCGAGGTGTACGTGCCCGTGGCCGGCTCGCAATTCCGCGACGGTCTGCCCGGCAGCCGCCAAGAATTCACCGACGGCATCCGCTTCGTGCTGAATTTGAACAAGCTGAGCCCCTTCCGCTTGCTGGATGAAAACCTAACCCGCTAA
- a CDS encoding DUF1810 domain-containing protein, with protein MPSENSLQRFLDAQATNYHDALAEIKSGRKRSHWMWYVFPQIQGLGLSETARFYALQDRAEAAAYLQHPVLGSRLVEISQALLELKSNDAHGVLGSPDDMKLKSSMTLFAALRASPVFQRVLDKFYAGEPDSKTLRIIG; from the coding sequence ATGCCCAGCGAAAATTCCCTGCAACGTTTCCTCGACGCCCAGGCCACCAACTACCACGATGCCTTGGCCGAAATAAAAAGCGGCCGCAAGCGCAGCCACTGGATGTGGTATGTCTTCCCTCAGATTCAGGGGCTTGGCCTGAGCGAAACCGCGCGGTTTTATGCGTTGCAGGACCGGGCGGAAGCGGCGGCCTATCTGCAGCATCCGGTGCTGGGCAGCCGTTTGGTAGAAATCAGCCAGGCTTTGCTTGAACTGAAATCCAACGACGCGCACGGCGTTCTGGGCAGCCCCGACGACATGAAGCTAAAGTCCTCAATGACGCTTTTTGCGGCGCTGCGGGCCAGCCCGGTTTTCCAGCGGGTGCTGGACAAATTTTACGCCGGCGAGCCAGACAGTAAAACGTTGCGTATCATTGGCTGA
- a CDS encoding DUF1361 domain-containing protein, whose protein sequence is MQAVSLSSLPVSRARLTLMFVLGASLTLSMLLIMGRVLLTGHLTFLFLVWNLFLAVIPFALSTLLGIAQAPLRTRMLVPVGAAWLLFFPNAPYILTDLFHLDARPGVPLWYDLALILSCAWNGLMLAYASLSDMQRLVQSRLGFWMGWVFATLALLLSSFGIYLGRYLRFNSWDILTNPLTLFYDIVNRILHPFSFPGTWGVTLVFGLFLLVGYGTVRLLGRAHEEM, encoded by the coding sequence ATGCAAGCCGTTTCCCTCTCCAGCCTCCCCGTTTCCCGCGCCCGCCTCACGCTGATGTTCGTGCTGGGCGCTTCGCTCACGCTCAGCATGTTGCTAATAATGGGACGGGTACTACTGACGGGGCATCTCACCTTCCTGTTTCTGGTCTGGAACCTGTTTCTGGCCGTCATTCCCTTTGCGCTGAGCACCTTGCTGGGCATTGCGCAGGCACCCTTGCGCACGCGCATGCTGGTGCCGGTGGGCGCGGCCTGGCTGCTGTTTTTTCCGAATGCGCCCTACATCCTCACCGACCTTTTCCACCTCGATGCCCGCCCCGGCGTGCCGCTGTGGTACGACCTGGCCCTCATCCTGAGCTGCGCCTGGAACGGGCTGATGCTGGCTTATGCCTCGCTGTCGGATATGCAGCGGCTGGTACAGTCACGCCTGGGCTTCTGGATGGGCTGGGTGTTTGCCACGCTGGCGCTGCTGCTCAGCAGCTTCGGTATCTACTTAGGCCGCTACTTGCGCTTCAATTCTTGGGACATACTCACGAACCCGCTCACGCTGTTCTACGACATCGTGAACCGCATTTTGCACCCCTTCTCTTTTCCTGGCACCTGGGGCGTGACGTTGGTTTTCGGCCTGTTCCTGCTGGTGGGCTACGGCACGGTACGGCTGCTGGGCCGGGCACACGAGGAAATGTAA
- a CDS encoding TolC family protein, whose translation METKNNDGHRWSAPRHLRRWLAALLLLLPLTPQAQPTAVPADSVVISHAEFLALLDQFHPIARQANLNPERAQQEIRQARGAFDPALTGKYYGKELKGKDYYHDWETALRVPTWFGVDVKAGWDRGVGPYVNPQEYTASSGLSYVGLSVPLSQGLLIDERRTAVRVAQALAGLAEAERRAVLNKLRLSASKDYWDWALATQRLRLLSANERVAGTRFNATRLRVLAGDLAAIDSVEALTELQNRQAQRVAARVQWQNAALVASSYLWDAEGRPRELPPTVQPQPLPAAPAWRPLLPDSLAQLTELALQRHPDLAKTRAKQVQLGLENRLALNKLLPKLSVDYNLLLPGQPFALEGSPSPFTGAYSTNNYKLGLSFSQPIFLRAERAKRQLVQLKLRDAGYQLSNDQRQVTNALQTAANDWQALLEQLRLQQQATVNYQRLRDGELIRFESGESTVFFINSREASLLAARQKLAELQAKYAQTQAQVRYAAGGD comes from the coding sequence ATGGAAACGAAGAATAACGACGGGCACCGGTGGAGCGCCCCCCGCCACCTCCGACGCTGGCTGGCGGCCCTGCTCCTGCTCTTACCCCTGACGCCCCAAGCCCAACCCACAGCGGTGCCGGCCGATTCGGTGGTCATCAGCCACGCCGAGTTTCTGGCGCTGCTCGACCAGTTCCACCCCATTGCCCGGCAGGCCAACCTGAACCCGGAGCGCGCCCAGCAGGAAATCCGCCAGGCCCGCGGCGCCTTCGACCCCGCGCTCACGGGCAAGTACTACGGCAAAGAGCTGAAAGGCAAAGACTACTACCACGACTGGGAAACGGCCCTGCGCGTGCCCACCTGGTTTGGCGTGGACGTGAAAGCCGGCTGGGACCGGGGCGTGGGCCCCTACGTGAACCCGCAGGAGTACACCGCCAGCAGCGGCCTGAGCTACGTGGGCCTGAGCGTGCCCCTGAGCCAGGGCCTGCTGATTGACGAGCGGCGCACGGCCGTGCGCGTGGCTCAGGCCCTGGCCGGCCTGGCCGAAGCCGAGCGCCGGGCGGTGCTGAACAAGCTGCGCCTGAGCGCCAGCAAAGACTACTGGGACTGGGCCCTGGCCACGCAGCGCCTGCGCCTGCTTTCGGCCAACGAGCGGGTGGCCGGCACTCGTTTCAACGCCACCCGCCTGCGTGTGTTGGCCGGCGACCTGGCCGCCATCGACTCGGTGGAAGCCCTCACGGAGCTGCAAAACCGGCAGGCCCAGCGCGTGGCCGCCCGGGTGCAGTGGCAAAATGCCGCCCTGGTGGCGTCCAGCTACCTCTGGGACGCCGAGGGGCGCCCCCGCGAGCTGCCGCCCACCGTTCAGCCCCAGCCCCTGCCGGCCGCGCCGGCCTGGCGCCCGCTCCTGCCCGATTCGCTGGCCCAGCTCACCGAACTGGCTCTGCAGCGCCACCCCGACCTGGCCAAAACCCGCGCCAAGCAGGTGCAGCTGGGCCTGGAAAACCGCCTCGCGCTCAACAAGCTGCTGCCCAAGCTCAGCGTCGACTACAACCTGCTGCTGCCCGGCCAACCCTTTGCCCTAGAAGGCAGCCCCAGCCCCTTCACGGGGGCATACTCGACCAACAACTACAAGCTGGGCCTCAGCTTTTCCCAGCCAATCTTTCTGCGGGCCGAGCGGGCCAAACGCCAGCTGGTGCAGCTCAAGCTGCGCGATGCCGGGTACCAGCTCAGCAACGACCAGCGCCAGGTGACCAACGCCCTGCAAACCGCCGCCAACGACTGGCAGGCCCTGCTGGAACAGCTGCGTCTGCAGCAGCAGGCCACCGTCAACTACCAGCGCCTGCGCGACGGCGAGCTTATCCGCTTCGAGAGCGGCGAAAGCACCGTGTTCTTCATCAACTCCCGCGAGGCGAGCCTGCTGGCTGCCCGCCAGAAGCTGGCCGAGTTGCAAGCCAAATACGCCCAGACCCAGGCCCAAGTGCGATATGCAGCCGGTGGCGACTAA
- a CDS encoding HlyD family efflux transporter periplasmic adaptor subunit: MPFAEHPTSETHPDAGRFTAFRRARTPRAGRTLARWAGGLGLLVLLCGFLPWTQNIRSTGKLTTLRPQDRPQTVPSTIGGRIKTWRVQEGQLVQKGDTLAEIVEIKDKYFDPELLARTREQLEAKISGLRENTAKTAALGNQQDALRLALQASLAKARNKVRQADLKVRSDRAELVAARADYAIAERQQERQELLYKQGLKSLTELEQRRLKFQESAAKLQAVQNKLGASRQDSVSARIELQSLDAEYADKIAKSESDRRSATGYQFDTEGQIAKMRNELANLSIRAGYYFITAPQTGYVVRALKEGQGEIVKEGEDLVTLMPANPRLAAELYVKPMDIPLLRVGRRVRLQFDGWPALVFTGWPGSSFGTFGGIVQVIDNIDSQGQYRILVTHEPGTEPWPAPLRVGSGVYGWALLDDVPVWYELWRQINGFPPNYVGAEPAYAGSKDSKSGKKEKSADYGNEE; this comes from the coding sequence ATGCCATTTGCTGAACATCCCACTTCCGAAACCCACCCCGACGCGGGACGCTTCACGGCGTTTCGGCGGGCGCGCACGCCCCGGGCCGGGCGCACGCTGGCCCGCTGGGCCGGCGGCCTGGGCTTGCTGGTGCTGCTGTGCGGGTTTCTGCCCTGGACGCAAAACATCCGCTCCACGGGCAAGCTGACCACCTTGCGCCCGCAGGACCGCCCCCAAACCGTGCCCAGCACCATTGGGGGCCGCATCAAAACCTGGCGCGTGCAGGAAGGCCAGCTGGTGCAAAAAGGCGACACGCTGGCCGAAATCGTCGAAATCAAAGACAAGTACTTCGACCCCGAGCTGTTGGCCCGCACCCGCGAGCAGCTCGAAGCCAAAATCTCCGGCCTGCGCGAAAACACGGCCAAAACCGCTGCCTTGGGCAACCAGCAGGACGCCCTGCGCCTGGCCCTGCAAGCCAGCCTGGCCAAAGCCCGCAACAAGGTGCGCCAGGCCGACCTAAAAGTGCGCTCCGACCGCGCCGAGCTGGTGGCGGCCCGCGCCGATTACGCCATTGCCGAGCGCCAGCAGGAACGCCAGGAGTTGCTCTACAAGCAAGGCCTGAAGAGCCTGACCGAACTGGAGCAGCGCCGCCTGAAGTTTCAGGAAAGCGCCGCCAAGCTGCAGGCCGTGCAAAACAAGCTGGGTGCTTCGCGCCAGGACTCCGTTTCGGCCCGCATCGAGCTACAGTCGCTGGACGCGGAGTACGCCGACAAAATTGCCAAGAGCGAAAGCGACCGCCGCTCGGCCACCGGCTACCAGTTCGACACCGAGGGCCAGATTGCCAAGATGCGCAACGAGCTGGCCAACCTGAGCATCCGGGCGGGCTATTACTTCATCACGGCGCCCCAAACGGGCTACGTGGTGCGGGCCCTCAAGGAGGGCCAGGGCGAGATTGTGAAGGAAGGCGAAGACCTGGTGACGCTGATGCCCGCCAACCCGCGCCTGGCCGCCGAGCTCTACGTGAAGCCGATGGACATTCCGCTGCTGCGGGTGGGCCGGCGAGTGCGGCTGCAGTTCGACGGCTGGCCGGCACTGGTGTTCACGGGCTGGCCGGGCAGCAGCTTCGGCACCTTTGGCGGCATCGTGCAAGTGATTGACAACATCGACTCGCAGGGTCAGTACCGCATTCTGGTGACGCACGAGCCCGGCACGGAGCCCTGGCCCGCCCCGCTGCGCGTGGGCTCGGGCGTGTATGGCTGGGCCCTGCTCGACGACGTGCCCGTGTGGTACGAGCTGTGGCGCCAAATCAACGGCTTCCCGCCCAACTACGTGGGCGCCGAGCCGGCCTACGCGGGCAGCAAAGACAGCAAAAGCGGGAAGAAGGAGAAAAGTGCGGACTATGGAAACGAAGAATAA
- a CDS encoding ABC transporter ATP-binding protein — MQRLFRLFAAERTDIAYLYVYAALAGVISLSLPLGVQSVIGFVSSGAVSTSLVVLIGLIVLGTLLVGGLQIMQITLVEYMQQRLMTRVALDFAVRLPKVRSEALEGEYLPELMNRLLDVPTLQKGLATLLIEFSAAALQILFGLLLLSFYHPIFIVFGLTLVLVLYGLIALTGPKGLSTSITESQYKYRVVAWLEDVARTVSSFRLPPRQGLALGRTDDLLNGYLGARAAHFRVLLTQSWGFVVFKTLVTASLLGIGCWLLIEKQINIGQFVAAEIVIILTIGAVEKLVLKLDVVYDALTSLDKIGHVLDLEAVTPPAGTAPLPAVAAEAGLAMELRGLSYTYPNASHTTLNDVSLTLVPGNHLALAGADGAGKTTLLRLLAGLLDDYSGQIVYAGLPLADLGPEALAAAVGDNLSHQHLFSGTVLENITLNQPHLSATDAAWAVELVGLRDNLYARPGGLQTPVGPGHPLGPASPRSCCWPARWWGARACSCSTTCCRPPRWPSGCGCCAACWSPACPGP, encoded by the coding sequence ATGCAACGCTTGTTCCGCCTGTTCGCGGCCGAGCGCACCGACATTGCCTACCTGTATGTGTACGCGGCGCTGGCCGGGGTCATCAGCCTGAGCCTGCCGCTGGGGGTGCAGTCGGTGATTGGCTTCGTGAGCAGCGGGGCCGTGAGCACCTCGCTGGTGGTCCTCATCGGGCTCATTGTGCTGGGCACGCTGCTAGTGGGCGGCCTGCAAATCATGCAGATAACGCTGGTGGAGTACATGCAGCAGCGGCTGATGACGCGGGTGGCCCTCGACTTTGCCGTGCGCCTGCCCAAGGTGCGGTCTGAGGCCCTGGAAGGCGAATACCTGCCCGAACTCATGAACCGCCTGCTCGACGTACCGACGCTGCAGAAAGGCCTGGCCACGCTGCTGATTGAGTTTTCGGCCGCCGCTCTGCAAATTTTGTTTGGCCTGCTGCTGCTCTCATTCTACCACCCCATCTTCATTGTGTTTGGCCTGACGCTGGTGTTGGTGCTCTACGGCCTGATTGCCCTCACCGGCCCCAAAGGCCTGAGCACCAGCATCACCGAAAGCCAGTACAAGTACCGCGTGGTGGCCTGGCTCGAAGACGTGGCCCGCACCGTGAGCAGCTTCCGGCTGCCCCCGCGCCAGGGCCTGGCCCTGGGCCGCACCGACGACCTGCTGAACGGCTACCTCGGGGCCCGCGCGGCGCATTTCCGGGTGCTGCTCACGCAGTCGTGGGGCTTTGTGGTGTTCAAAACGCTGGTTACGGCCTCGCTGCTGGGCATTGGGTGCTGGCTGCTGATTGAGAAGCAGATTAACATCGGCCAGTTTGTGGCCGCCGAAATCGTCATCATTCTCACCATTGGGGCGGTGGAGAAGCTGGTGCTCAAGCTCGACGTGGTGTACGATGCCCTCACCTCGCTCGACAAAATTGGCCACGTGCTGGACCTGGAGGCGGTGACGCCCCCGGCGGGCACGGCACCTCTCCCCGCCGTCGCGGCAGAAGCGGGCCTGGCCATGGAGCTGCGCGGCCTCTCCTACACCTACCCCAATGCCAGCCACACCACCCTCAACGACGTGTCGCTGACCCTGGTCCCCGGCAACCACCTGGCCCTGGCCGGGGCCGACGGCGCCGGCAAAACCACCCTGCTGCGCCTGCTGGCCGGCCTGCTCGACGACTATTCCGGCCAGATAGTGTACGCGGGCCTGCCCCTGGCCGACCTCGGCCCCGAGGCGCTGGCCGCCGCGGTGGGCGACAACCTCTCGCACCAGCACCTGTTTTCGGGCACGGTGCTCGAAAACATCACCCTCAACCAGCCCCACCTCAGCGCCACCGATGCCGCCTGGGCCGTGGAACTGGTGGGCCTGCGCGACAACCTCTACGCCCGCCCCGGCGGCCTGCAAACGCCCGTGGGCCCGGGCCACCCGCTGGGGCCGGCATCACCCAGAAGCTGCTGCTGGCCCGCGCGCTGGTGGGGCGCCCGCGCCTGCTCCTGCTCGACCACCTGCTGCCGGCCGCCTCGCTGGCCGAGCGGGTGCGGGTGCTGCGCCGCTTGCTGGAGCCCGGCCTGCCCTGGACCGTGA